The genomic DNA GCTGGTGGAGGTGGAGGTGCCGCTTCAGTTTGGAAGCTGAAGGTAGCTGACCAGTCGCTCATCGCTGGCTCGAGAGCCTTCACCCGCCAGAAGTAGCTTTGGCCATATTCTAGCTGCCCAACGTACTCGTAGGCGGTCGTGGTCACGTCTGTCTCCTTGACCAATTGTGTCATGGCTGCATCTTTGGCCAGAACGAACTTGTACTTGGTGATATCTTTGAATGGTGACCAGGCGAAGTATGCCGGTTTCACCGTATGGCCTGTGCAGGCGTTGTTTGGATATATTAGCTGTGGCCCGTATGATGGACTGCTTGCCGGCAGCCCGGATCTAATGATGAGACTTTTCACTTCCGACCACGGGCTGCTAACAGAACCACCCCAAGCATTCCCACGCACTCTAGCTCTCCAGTAATAAGTGTGGCCTGCCTCGAGCCTAGCCGGTGCTGCGAGTGCCGACGTTGCAGCTTCTGGTGGAGCAGGATAATATGCTCCGGCTGCCGACGTTGCGGCTTCTGGTGACGTCTGCCCACCAGCAGGATAATATGCTCCGACTGATGTGGTTGAGGCGGGTGTGAAGACGCCGGTGTCAAGAACTATGATGGTGAAATCCGGATCTTTGGCTATCTGCACCTGAAACTGGGTTGAAAGGCAGAGCTCCTCCCAGCTGAGGTCGATCTCCTGGTTCCCCCCCGACACTGGGTCACAGCCGATTAGTGTCTCATCAGCAGACTTAACTGCAACTGTGGCTGTTCTGGTAGTGGTGCCGGCCTCGTTGGTGGCTGTCAGAGTGTAAGTGGTGGTGGAAGTTGGCGAAATCTGTTCCACCCCGTGTTTAGCGCTGCTTAAACTATCACTGCTTGCCGCCGGCTGTATGTTCACTGCTGCAGCACCGGAGACATCCCAGTTTAACGTTGCCTGCTCACCAGCGTTGATTATCGCCGGGCTGGCGGTGAAGTAATTAACTACTGGAGCAGTGGAGGTGGATGGAAGAGGTGATTCTTTAGGCGAAGCGGCAGTCGCACAGCCGCTGGCTGAGCCAGTTAATACCAGAAGCGACACTACAAGCAAAATCACATACCACTTGCACTTGCTCATATTATCATCCTGTCTGATGAAAGTATAAATTGGCAACTAAGCTCTGTCAAGCTCGGTTCACACTTGTCGGAATTAGGTTTTAACCCCGCTTACCAAATCCAACATGTAGCTAAAACAAAATCAAAGATTAAAGGTTAAAAATCAAAGTGACAGATAAAAAGGCAAAAATTGTTTCTTCTTCGTAGGCGGACATCCAGTCAGACCTGGCAGGTTCGCTCCGTGGGTTCATTTTTGACCTTTGATTTGTCATTTTGCCTTTTGCCTTTTGATTTTTGAATTTATTTGGGATTTGGTGCTTAGGATTTAGTATTTAACCATGTAGTCCGAGGCGGATGGGCGGACAGACCTGAAGGTCTGTCCCTACAAGGCTTTGCCTTTTGATTTTTGAATTTATTTAGGATTTGGAGCTTAGGATTTAGTATTTAACCACGTAGGGACAGGGCTTTAGCCCTGTCCGAGGCGGATGGGCGGACAGACCTGAAGGTCTGTCCCTACAAGGCTTTGCCTTTTGATTTTTGAATTTATTTGGGATTTGGAGCTTAGGATTTAGTATTTAACCATGTAGGGACAGGGCTTTAGCCCTGTCCGAGGCGGATGGGCGGACAGACCTGAAGGTCTGTCCCTACAAGGCGTGTTTAGGATTTGGTGCTTGGGATTTGATATTTAGACATGTAGCGGCGAGGTTTTAACCTCATCCGGAGTGCCTATATCCGGCGGCTCCTTAAGAGTGCTATCATGGCTATAATTATGGCGAATCCCACCATGTTTATCAGGACGCTGGCCTGTAGCCATCGTAGGAGTTCGTAGTAAGGCGGTGGTGCCGTAGGTGGAGTCGGGCTGCTTATGGTGGTGAAACTGAATACTGGGCTTGGCTCACTGGGCACTGGCCTTGTGGCGGTAACCTGCCAGAAGTAACAGGCGTCGTAATCTAATCTGCCACCGTATTTATAAGCTGTGGTGGGCAGGTCCTCTTGCACAACGATGTCCGTCAAAGTTGAGTTTTTGGCCAGTACGAACTTGTATTCAGTAGCGCTTTTGGAAGGTGTCCAGGAGAAGGCTATTGATGATACAGGTATGTTGCTGGCACCATGGGCTGGTTTTAGGGCTTGTGCTCCAAGGTGCGGGCTGACCACTGGTAAACCAGCTTTGATGCTGAAACTGCCCTCGTCTGACCAGTGGCTGCGGATTACCTGTCCTGTAGCTGCCTGCCTGACTCTAACCCGCCAATAATACGTGGAATTGGCCTCCGGTAATATCCCGGGCAGGACCCTGTAGGCTGGGCTGCTTACCATAGCTGGCTCGTAGTAGGGGTTGGCTTGAGGTTCAGCCTCCGTGATTCGCAGGCTGAAAGCTTCGTCTCTGGCTATCTCAATCTCATAAGCGTCAGCCAAGGAAAGTTGCTCCCACCTGAGGTCAACCTCCTCATTCCTGCCGCTCACCGGGTCGCAGCCGAGCACTGCCCTGTTCTCAGGTTCAATCAGCCTTGGCCCTGCTTTGGTTAGAGTATCGGTAAACGCCCAGAGGCAGCCTACATCGCTCGCCGAGTTGTAATTGTGAGCGTCAATCGCCCACAGGGTGTTCTCGGAAATGCTGAGGCAGCCCGGCTCAGTGCTGAACCGAACACCGGCAGCCAAACCGGCCGTTATTGAGTCCCAATACACGCCTGGCTTGGGTATGCCACTCCTGGAATAGAGAGATCGGTCAACGCCGCTTTCAGTTGAGCTGTAAGCTCCGTACATGGCACCTCGGCTATTCATGACCAGGCCGTAGAAGCTGTGATTTGGTGGCGCCAGGTCGTCCCAGCTATAGCTTCTGTCCAGACTCCATCGGTATATCCCTCCGGCGTCATCAGCTACATAGATAATCTGGTTGGTGTCGAAATAAGTGTCAAAGGCTATATGCCGATTGCCGGCGCTTGGTGTCTCTCTAGTGGCCTTAATCCAAGTCTGACCTTTGTCAGCCGAGTAGGCTACCGGTGACGGCTCGTTTGTGGCAGCGCCAATTACAACGCTATCGCCGTAAACGGCAATAGTATGGCCTGTGGCTAGTCCTGTATCAATGCTCTTTGCCCATCTCCAGCTGTTAGCATGGTAACCGCGGCGCACCTCCCCGTTACCCTGAAGGATGTATAGCGTCTGGTTATCTGGCGTTGCCATGTCCTGTATCATAACGTTGGGCAGGCAATCGTGCCAGGTTTGGCCATGGTCTATGGAACCGCGGGCTTGGTCAGTTCCCTGGTTCCCCCAGAATACATTCGCTCCGTCCTTAGCATCTGGAGTTAACCTCAATATGGGCGACTCTCCACTGGTGCACATTACCCGCTGCCAGATATCTCCTAGAATCGGGCTCTGGCTACGCCACAGGCTATCAAAGCCGGCATCGTTTACTGATGCCAGATAAATGGTTGATTCATCCTCCGCCACAACCACGCTTTTCAGTCGGTCGATTCTGGTGTCGATGAGCCCAATTTGGTTCCATGAGTTGCCGTTATCTATAGTTATGGAGACTGCTGATTCGTCGAGGCTTTGGCTGTTCCAGGCGGGGTTGGTCGGGTTTGCCCATTTTCCTGGCGTGTCTCGATTTCCCGAGCCGGTGGCACAGAAGGCGGTTGAGCCGTCAGCTAACCAGGCAAGCTGGGCGTTGGCATAGCCATCCTTGCCACCGCCGGTTGGTGGTTTGAGCGGTAGCTTCCAGATGGGGCAGGAGCTCAGCGGGTCATGGCATATCCACACCTTAGCTGAAGCCTGGGCTAGGTCAGCAGCCACTTCGCCTGCCAGCAGCTTGCCAGTTTTGTTATCTCCGGCGTAGGCAATGGTGCTTATTCTGGCTCTGTTTCCAGCTCCGGGCAGTCTTAGTCTGGTGACTGTGGCGTTGTTAAGGCGGTAGGCATCATCTAGCACCTGGCTCGGCCCCAGTGCGGTTCCATTGGAGTCATAGGTGGCGAAGATTATGCGCTGGTTCTCTACGCTGCCAAAGAAGTTGCCGGGCAAAGCTATATCTCCGGTGATGATTTTGTCCTCGCCGCTGGCATTGCCGCCACTCTGGCTCGGCTCGCACATCTCCACCGGCCAACCAGTATCTCCGTTCCAGGTGTAGGCATTGGCAGCTACATCGCGACGGCCGAGGCAGAGGTAAGTCCGCTGCGTGGTGGCGGCCATGACCACCAGGCTGAAATCTGCAGTGTAGTTCGGCGATGGCTGAATGGCAATGACATCGCCTGAGGTAAAGCCTTGAGCCTTCCAGCTACTTAAGCCAGGATAGCCCAGGATGTAGATTTCTCCTTCACCATTGCCGTCATTGGGATGGCGACTGCCAACGATAATGTCATGCCTTAACGCCCCGTTCAAGTCATAGCCCGGCGAGATGGCGATGTCGCCGATTTGCTCGCCACCGCCATAGACCCAGGGGATGGCACCGCTGTAAACCCAGTTGCTGCCGCCGTCGTCGGAAAGATAGACTTCGTGGCGGAGTGTAGCCGCATTGTTAAGACAGACGACGGCTACTAGGTCAGGGTTATCTGGAGCCAGGGCGATATCCATTATCGGCAGAGTTGGTGTCGGTGTGGCTTGGGCAAGATGCTGCATAGGCTTTGGGCTCCAGGAAATGCCACCATCGCTGCTCCTCCATATTCCCGGGTTTGCCACCGGCGGCGGCGCAACGTTGGGAATGTCGATGGCATATATAGTCTTGCCATCTGAAGCCAATGCCAGGGCATTGAGTTCACAGGAGGGATGGATGTCGTTCCTGTCGGCTATGCTGCCCGGCGTGTCAATTACTGTCCAGCGCAGCACTGCTGTATCTGGAGCACCGGCTAAAGCCATCGCTGGCAATAGCACCACACTGGCTATCACCCAGACCACCGCGGCAACTGCATAAAACATGTAGAAACATGCAACTGCGGGGCTTTATAGCCCCGCAGTGTGATTTAGACATATAGCCACGAGGTTTTAACCTCGTGCCCTCGACCTTAAAAGAACATGTAGGGACGGGGCTTTAGCCCCGTCCAAGGCGGAGGGGCGGACAGACCTGAAAGTCTGTCCCTACATTTCTGACGCCCCTCGCCATGACAGTCAACATGTAGCTACTCACCTGTCATTGCGAGGAGCGATAGCGACGTGGCAATCTCTGCCTGGCACCAACGTTGGCCTCGTGCTGAGATCGCCACCGGGTTGACGCCCCTGGCAACGACAGTTAACATGTCGCCTTGACCCTTGGGGATTTCGTATTTTTACACAGCTTTGGACAGCTAAGGTGCCTGGATTATCCTCGGCTCCACCCACCTTACGCAGTCACCCTCCGGGGAATCCTTAGCCTCAACCCAGAGTATGAACTCTGTCTTTTTGCCTGCCAGTGCGCTTAAGTCAGCCTCATAGGTCTGCATCTTACCGTCGCTGTACACGTCCATCTTGGGGAAGAAAACGACGCTGCCTATATCATCCGTATAGCCCAAGGCAACCCGAACCCCATCGGTGCTCTTAAAGTCTAGCCCGAAGCCAACCTGAGCACTGAACTTCGCGTTCCCAGGTACTTCGAACGGGCGGGTTGTTGGGGTGCGGCTTTCCAACGGGAAATAGGTCTCGGCGAACCTGCCCAAAATCCAGCCATTGCTAACCTGTTGGGGACACATCACCAGTGTCCTGGCTAACGGGATTCTGTAGGCTGCGCCCTTTGTCTCGTGGGCAGTCATCGGCCAGGTCAGGTCACCGCCACTGCTCTTCCACTTAGCCAGAGGCGCCTCGACCAGGAAGTCGTAGGTAAACGTTGACCCTAGGATAAGTGTGGCACAATTGTTGCCCTTGTTGCTTTCGTTGACGGCATTTCCGCCGTCGGCGCAGACCTTAGCATAGGTCGTTGGCGCTTTCTGTTCCACTTTACCCTCCGTGGTGAACTCCAGCGTTGAAGGGTCACGTCTCCATGTATAGTTGGAGAATTTGTCTATCATTTCCTCACCCGGTGCCAGAGGCGGCACATAGCTATCAGACCCAAAAAGATCATTGACATACAGGTACGACCGGCTACCTGCGGAAGCGGCATCACCCTGGTTCTTTATCTGGTAGCGTAACATCCCGTCATACCAGACGTCCGTAATTACCAAATCAGCCTTGCCGGTTACCACCGGCTTCACCGTAACGTTAACGGTGCCGGTGGAGCTGCCGATTTCATTGGTAGCCGTCAGCGTGTAAGTGGTGTTGGCGGCTGGCGATAGCTGTAGCGAGCCGCTTGAGCCTGAGCTGCCAATCCCGGGCTCTATGGTCACTTCGGTAGCGCCAGAGACATCCCAGCTAAGGGTCGTCTTCTGCCCAGCGCTTATGCTAACCGGGCTGGCAGTAAAAGAAGGCAATTATCACCTTTAGGACTATACATAGCCGACTAATCGTGATATAATAGGCAGTGGTGGGGCGGTAGTTTAAAGGGAAAACGATTGGCTGTCACCCAATAGACTGAGGGTTCGATTCCCTTCCGCTCCACCAACTGACTATTGACATTTATTGTAAAATGTTCTACCATTGTAATTGACAGCCAATCGGGTTAAAGAACCCAAAGAGTAAACAGGCTAGAGGAAAAGGGCAAACTCTGGCCTGTTTGCTTTTCAATACATTTAAATAGGCAAAACGCCCTGATTCTGCCATCCAAGTATTTTAACTTTCGATGGCGTATCAAATCCCTTGCCATCAAGCAAAGCCTGTACGGTTCTAATTTGCAACCTATCGTAACTTGTACCTTGTAACATATATATACCGACCTTCGCTGCCTCTTCATCCATTCCCTTAGTCGGAGGTTGTAAACAGATAAAACCTGCCATTTCGCTGTTAGGTTCACGCTCCAGTACGCCACGCAATTCTCTTACATAGGCGGGACTCAACTTGCCACCTTTGACGGAGAGTATCATATTTCTTAGACCATCTTTAATCTCAAAGTGAATTCGACCATCAATGCCCTTATCGCCTGAGTATTTAGAACTGGAAAAACCACCAGCTAATTCTACAGCCCAATGCTGAAATTGACGTGCATCACGGTCAAACAAGTCCTCTGCACCTTCGACGCTCAAAGGTACACCGCTAACCTCATAGTGCGCGCCTTCTTTTAATCCATATCGCTTAAACAAAACATCACGAATAAGTCGAACCGATAGAATGGCAATGTCACAACCTATCCATTTACGACCTAGTAAATGAGCTGCATAAACAGCCGTTCCGCATCCGCAAAATGGGTCAAAAATTACATCGCCAGGACGTGTAGACGCATTAACAATTCGATTAAGTAGTGCTATTGGTTTTTGGGTTGGATAGCCTAACCTTTCCTTTTTATCCCTTTCTGGAATCTGGGGTACCAACCACACATCATCAGGATTTTTGGGTTCATCCATATAATATTTATAGACTCTTCCAGCTTTTCTTACGCCTCTAAATCTTCTCCCATCTTCATCATAACCAAAGTATCCTCCAAAAGTACCCTCTGATTGTTCCCTTAAATCTCCAACTGCTTTACCATCATAGTAATAATGGTTAGTTTTACTATAATTCAATAGGGTATCGTGCCTCTTATTAAATGCGCTTCGACCAATACCACCACTATTTTTATACCAAATTATTTCATTGCGAAAATTTTTCTGGCCAAAAACACCGTCCATAATCACTTTGATATAATGACTCACCTCATAACCACAATGTAAATATAATGAACCAGTAGGTTTCAGAATCCGTCTCATTTCAAATAGGCGATAAGTCATATAAATTAGATATGCTAGAAGTTTGGGCTCTGTATGTCGTAGGGCATCAATCCATGCTTTCCAAAACAGAACAATATCTTCATCAACGCCATAATCCCTTAGAACTATGGGCATTTTACGAGCCATCTCTTCTTTTTCCGCATCCATTTCCCAGGTGTCGCAAAATGCCTCTTCTTGTTCTGGTACTGGCTGTCCTGTCAACCTTTTGTAAATGAGGTTGTAGTTTTTCTTGCTGTTCCATGGCGGGTCAAGGTAAATAAGGTCAACACAAGCATTGGGCATTGTGCGCATGATTGTTAGATTGTCACCATAAATGAGCCGATTTTTGGTGATTGTAGGCGATACGTCAAAAATGCCGGGCAGGTGATGTGTTAGCTGTTTCATGCTGTCACCCCCACCATGTGAAGGACTAATTCACCGAAGGCATTTTTATTGTCACGGTTGTTATATTTATAGGCCGTCTCGGAGATATAATGATTTGCCCACTTCTCGGAGTAATGATGATGCTGGCCGTACCAAGCCCGCTTTAGCAATGCCCAAAGTCCCTCAATTGTGTTTGTATGAACGTCCCCAACTGCGTAGGCAGTTTGATGATTGACGGCAGCATGTTGTGTAAACTTCTTGAAACCGTCATATCCAGTGTATTCATCGGTCATAGCGATTGAACTATTAGAATCGACATGAGTTTTATAATATGTGCTTAATCCCTTTAGGCTAAGTGCTACTTTGTTAAACACCTCTGCCCTAGCTCGACCATTCCTTTCGACAATCCCAACTACCGCCATTTTGTCAGTACCACGACCCCGCTTATGTTTGCCATTGCCTTTTCGAGGCTTACCACCTATGTAGGTTTCGTCCATCTCGACTATGCCGTGAAACAACCGCTTTTGCTTAGGGTCGGTTAACATCGCTGTCCTGATGCGGAGCACTAAACTCCAGGCCGTTTTATAGGGAAGATTCAAGTCTCGCGCAAGCTGTAGATTTGACACGTTCTTTTTGGCATTAAGCATAATGGCTATAGCTAGAAACCAGGTCTGTAACGGCAAGTGTGTATGATGAAAGATAGTACCTACTGTAGCACTGAAAGCCCTATGGCAGCTTTCA from Chloroflexota bacterium includes the following:
- a CDS encoding IS1595 family transposase, which codes for MNIVEIMNRWPNQEAAISHLERIRWGGDPVCPYCKSDKVCVHASKDKALPRWQCESCHRAFSATVGTIFHHTHLPLQTWFLAIAIMLNAKKNVSNLQLARDLNLPYKTAWSLVLRIRTAMLTDPKQKRLFHGIVEMDETYIGGKPRKGNGKHKRGRGTDKMAVVGIVERNGRARAEVFNKVALSLKGLSTYYKTHVDSNSSIAMTDEYTGYDGFKKFTQHAAVNHQTAYAVGDVHTNTIEGLWALLKRAWYGQHHHYSEKWANHYISETAYKYNNRDNKNAFGELVLHMVGVTA